A genomic region of Arachis hypogaea cultivar Tifrunner chromosome 5, arahy.Tifrunner.gnm2.J5K5, whole genome shotgun sequence contains the following coding sequences:
- the LOC112802517 gene encoding uncharacterized protein, which yields MAEEKDAFYVVKKGGVVGIYKSLKDIQPLIASSSVSDDPVSILKGYCLTKKAEEFLVSNGLKGAPYSISATNLNEELFGRLVTCPYQDPCASGGRSLGVSSSSKLLQGAFQSDTSKFSGSSLHSTNSQRQVSLVGSSFGLTSSQRQLTPEVSPLVSTNSQRQLTLGGSQAQLSNSLSCTLEFDGASKGNPGPAGAGAILRAADGSKVYRIREGVGTQTNNVAEYRALLLGLKQALQKGYRHIQIRGDSLLVCKQVNGEWKQKNQNMAMLCAQVNQLKANFLSFQINHVLREKNSEADAQANLAINLRAGQVEEDCEDLRR from the exons ATGGCTGAAGAAAAGGACGCCTTCTATGTTGTGAAAAAAGGGGGTGTTGTTGGCATCTACAAGTCTCTCAAGGACATTCAACCTCTCATTGCATCTTCTTCG GTGTCTGATGATCCTGTAAGCATTTTGAAAGGGTATTGTTTAACTAAGAAAGCTGAAGAGTTCCTTGTATCAAATGGGCTTAAGGGAGCCCCTTATTCTATAAGTGCTACTAATTTGAATGAAGAGCTTTTTGGAAGACTTGTTACTTGTCCTTATCAG GATCCATGTGCATCTGGAGGAAGGTCTCTAGGTGTGAGTTCCTCATCGAAGTTATTGCAAGGAGCCTTTCAATCTGATACTAGT AAATTTTCTGGGTCATCTTTACATTCAACAAATTCTCAGAGGCAAGTTTCATTAGTTGGGTCATCTTTCGGTTTAACAAGTTCTCAGAGGCAACTTACACCAGAGGTATCTCCTTTAGTTTCAACAAATTCTCAGAGGCAACTCACACTAGGTGGATCCCAAGCTCAGTTGTCTAATTCT CTTTCTTGCACCCTTGAGTTTGATGGTGCTTCTAAAGGAAATCCTGGACCAGCTGGTGCAGGAGCTATACTTCGTGCTGCAGATGGGAGCAAG GTCTATCGAATACGTGAAGGAGTAGGTACTCAGACGAATAATGTTGCTGAATATCGAGCTTTACTTTTAGGATTGAAACAGGCCCTTCAGAAAGGATATCGGCACATTCAAATCCGAGGAGATTCCTTACTTGTCTGCAAGCAG GTAAACGGTGAGTGGAAACAAAAAAATCAGAATATGGCTATGTTATGTGCTCAGGTCAACCAGCTGAAGGCGAACTTTCTGTCATTCCAAATCAACCATGTTCTTAGG GAGAAAAACTCTGAAGCTGATGCTCAAGCAAACCTGGCCATAAATCTCAGAG CTGGTCAAGTTGAAGAAGATTGTGAAGATCTCAGACGTTAA
- the LOC112802518 gene encoding uncharacterized protein gives MATLSFHSIPFSSSTLPTPSFSSSSSSLAFRTFFPFQNSKLFLPRRARTTCNNTNNNRRSRWLFVTKAVEEEVQQQHQQEEATTEQQPVVVPVSPSDTLTMFFQAEGTMSESAIPTVSKALEDIEGVASLKVQVLEGLATVELKKQTTVQATGVASSLVETIQGSGFKLQTLNLSFDEEYVAAE, from the exons ATGGCCACACTCTCTTTTCACTCCAttcctttctcttcttctacactccccactccttccttttcttcttcttcttcttcacttgcTTTTCGCACCTTCTTCCCCTTCCAAAATTCCAAGCTTTTTCTTCCTCGGCGGGCACGCACAACCTgcaacaacaccaacaacaacCGTAGAAGTAGGTGGTTATTCGTTACCAAAGCTGTTGAAGAAGAGGTTCAACAACAGCATCAACAAGAAGAAGCCACCACCGAACAACAACCCGTTGTTGTTCCCGTTTCTCCGTCTGATACTCTCACCATGTTTTTTCAG GCAGAGGGAACAATGAGTGAATCAGCCATTCCAACCGTATCCAAGGCCTTAGAG GACATAGAGGGTGTTGCAAGTTTGAAGGTTCAGGTTCTTGAGGGACTCGCAACTGTAGAG TTGAAGAAGCAGACAACTGTCCAAGCAACAGGTGTGGCTTCTAGTTTGGTGGAAACAATACAGGGTTCGGGTTTCAAATTACAGACACTGAATCTGAGTTTTGATGAAGAATATGTTGCAGCTGAATAA